From one Flavobacterium sp. N502536 genomic stretch:
- a CDS encoding SDR family oxidoreductase, which translates to MKKLENKVAIVTGGNSGIGYAAAAEFVANGAQVIVTGRNKEALAKAETELNVTGIVSDQSDLESIDRLVAEVKAKFGKVDVLFLNAGIAAFAPVDLASEEHYDSIMNVNVKGVYFTVQKILPILNDGGSIVFNTSINAHVGMPNSSVYAASKAAVLSLNKVFATELAARKIRVNAVSPGPVETPLYGKLGLEKAEVEGFGAVLSEKILLKRFGQASEVAKTVLFLASDDASFITGSEIVIDGGLTVNTVV; encoded by the coding sequence ATGAAAAAGTTAGAGAATAAAGTGGCTATTGTAACCGGTGGAAATAGCGGAATAGGGTATGCTGCCGCAGCCGAATTTGTAGCAAACGGTGCTCAGGTAATTGTAACAGGAAGAAACAAAGAGGCTTTGGCAAAAGCAGAAACGGAATTGAACGTAACCGGAATTGTATCGGATCAATCCGATTTAGAATCAATTGATCGTTTGGTTGCGGAGGTAAAAGCCAAATTCGGTAAAGTTGATGTATTGTTTTTAAATGCTGGAATTGCAGCTTTTGCTCCAGTAGATTTAGCCTCAGAGGAGCATTATGACAGTATCATGAATGTGAATGTAAAAGGAGTTTATTTTACCGTTCAGAAAATACTGCCCATCTTAAATGACGGAGGTTCTATTGTTTTTAATACTTCGATAAATGCTCATGTGGGAATGCCTAATTCAAGTGTTTATGCGGCAAGCAAAGCAGCAGTATTGTCTTTGAATAAAGTATTTGCTACCGAACTGGCAGCAAGAAAAATCAGAGTAAATGCTGTTTCTCCTGGTCCGGTTGAAACACCTCTTTATGGTAAATTGGGATTGGAGAAAGCAGAAGTTGAAGGTTTTGGAGCAGTTTTAAGCGAGAAAATTTTATTGAAGCGTTTTGGCCAGGCTTCTGAAGTGGCTAAAACAGTACTTTTTTTAGCTTCGGATGATGCATCATTTATTACCGGAAGCGAAATTGTGATTGATGGTGGACTTACTGTAAATACGGTAGTATAA
- a CDS encoding GAF domain-containing protein → MDIHLYNESPFETIISFHKLIKSFEEIALSDVDYRANYAKAILKQIEPLPELRTGIKDYATIKDNEALIKNLLADIFPTALTHNEIKAVTIPFQNLSFNYTERFKKILSNAGSEFDMEIRDFDDHQFYVNNCCIILGAHFKQRIDFNNPFFYDIPDENGIEKHYRILYNADFIDVIPTEKSIDLTQDDIDLLLDNYHDLELWKSKFPKGSWILKGFGLVSLFDATTESAISNLKSNLLKPDSSTAATDEIVFNIFKSIFKIPDLKVGFIVYNPEEEKFIRPVKFETQMQSFLLSKDQEIDCKNAFFGCTFEKLLDNKEPLVVSNVNKFIEESSNKKLGEHLLKQGIQSCIFAPVVKDGHLLGVVELVSSEIKALNTINATKLGLVLPYLTDTIDRYNTDMQHQIEAIIQREYTTIHPSVYWKFRRESQNYFQNMNHTKDYIFKEISFKNVYPLYGQIDIKGSSEHRNETVKIDLKNQLTALLKIFESQDPNTNLILLEQRKFELESFRDELDAPLKADTEQYIQRYIEEEIHPLLKNTKETAKSEKLERQYFESLDAKTGLFYQERKKFDNAMSIINKKLASVLDRKQVEAQQIYPHYYERFKTDGVEHNLYIGASIAPTQPFDMMYLHNLRLWQLQTLCEMELEHHQLKESLPYELDVTSLILVFTSPLSIRFRMDEKRFDVDGTYNARYEVVKKRIDKSNIKGTKDRITEKEKITIVYSQNSEEAEYLKYIKYLQHKKILEPSIEQFEVEDLQGVSGLRAIRVKVINKNTNPVAKKITYQDLLDELS, encoded by the coding sequence ATGGATATTCATTTATACAACGAAAGTCCTTTCGAAACGATCATATCCTTCCACAAGCTTATTAAATCTTTTGAGGAAATTGCTTTGTCGGATGTTGATTACAGGGCAAACTATGCAAAAGCCATTTTAAAACAAATAGAACCCCTTCCGGAACTTAGAACCGGAATTAAGGACTACGCCACCATTAAAGACAATGAAGCGTTAATCAAAAATTTACTGGCCGATATCTTTCCGACCGCTTTGACGCACAATGAAATAAAAGCCGTTACTATACCTTTTCAAAATTTATCATTCAATTATACCGAACGTTTTAAAAAAATCCTCAGTAATGCAGGATCTGAGTTTGATATGGAAATTCGTGATTTTGACGATCATCAGTTCTATGTCAACAATTGCTGTATCATTTTAGGTGCTCATTTCAAGCAGCGTATCGATTTTAATAACCCCTTTTTCTATGATATTCCGGATGAAAATGGAATAGAAAAACATTATCGCATTCTTTACAATGCCGATTTCATAGATGTCATTCCAACAGAAAAATCAATCGATCTAACCCAGGACGACATCGATCTGCTGCTGGACAACTACCATGATCTCGAACTTTGGAAATCAAAATTTCCGAAGGGAAGCTGGATTCTGAAAGGATTTGGGCTCGTTTCTTTGTTTGATGCGACCACAGAAAGTGCCATTTCAAATTTAAAAAGTAACCTCTTAAAACCCGATTCGTCAACGGCCGCAACGGATGAAATCGTATTCAACATTTTTAAATCCATCTTTAAAATTCCCGATTTAAAAGTAGGTTTTATTGTTTACAATCCTGAGGAAGAAAAATTTATAAGACCTGTTAAATTTGAAACTCAGATGCAAAGTTTTCTGCTTTCAAAAGACCAGGAGATTGATTGCAAGAATGCTTTTTTTGGCTGTACTTTCGAAAAACTATTAGACAATAAAGAACCTTTGGTGGTTTCTAATGTCAATAAATTCATTGAAGAATCTTCCAATAAAAAACTAGGGGAACATTTATTAAAACAGGGAATCCAAAGCTGCATCTTTGCTCCTGTGGTAAAAGACGGGCATTTATTGGGAGTAGTCGAACTGGTTTCCTCCGAAATAAAAGCGCTCAATACGATTAATGCAACAAAACTGGGGCTGGTATTGCCGTATCTGACTGATACAATCGATCGTTACAATACGGATATGCAGCACCAGATTGAAGCCATCATTCAGCGCGAGTACACTACAATTCACCCAAGTGTTTACTGGAAATTTAGAAGAGAATCTCAAAACTATTTCCAAAATATGAATCATACGAAGGATTATATTTTTAAAGAAATTTCATTTAAAAATGTATACCCTCTTTATGGGCAAATCGATATTAAAGGTTCTTCTGAACATCGAAATGAAACCGTCAAAATCGATCTTAAAAATCAATTGACGGCTTTGTTAAAGATTTTCGAATCACAGGATCCTAACACCAATTTGATCCTTTTGGAACAAAGAAAATTTGAGTTGGAATCCTTCCGTGATGAACTGGATGCTCCTTTAAAAGCAGATACGGAACAGTACATTCAACGTTATATCGAAGAAGAAATTCATCCGCTTTTAAAGAACACAAAAGAGACCGCAAAAAGCGAAAAACTCGAACGTCAGTACTTTGAAAGTCTGGACGCTAAGACCGGATTGTTTTATCAGGAGAGAAAGAAATTTGATAATGCGATGTCTATTATCAATAAAAAACTGGCTTCGGTTTTGGACCGAAAACAAGTTGAAGCACAGCAAATCTATCCGCATTATTACGAACGCTTTAAAACCGATGGTGTAGAGCATAATCTCTATATTGGGGCTTCTATTGCTCCAACCCAGCCATTTGATATGATGTATTTGCACAATTTACGCTTGTGGCAACTGCAAACCTTGTGCGAGATGGAACTCGAACATCATCAGCTTAAAGAATCACTTCCGTACGAACTGGATGTGACCTCGTTGATTTTAGTTTTTACCTCTCCGCTTTCCATCCGTTTCAGAATGGATGAAAAACGTTTTGATGTCGACGGAACGTACAATGCCAGATATGAAGTGGTAAAAAAACGTATCGACAAATCGAATATCAAAGGCACAAAAGACCGCATCACCGAGAAAGAGAAAATTACCATTGTCTATTCTCAAAACAGCGAAGAAGCCGAATATTTAAAATACATCAAATACCTGCAGCACAAGAAAATTCTGGAGCCTTCCATTGAACAATTTGAAGTTGAAGATCTTCAGGGAGTTTCAGGTTTAAGGGCAATTCGGGTAAAAGTAATTAACAAGAATACAAATCCGGTAGCGAAAAAAATTACGTATCAGGACTTATTAGATGAGCTCAGCTAA
- a CDS encoding metallophosphoesterase encodes MKLFLDNHFIAKIKTCSLAITTLLLTYSCATHKAQYGKSVSANETENATDSIKIAHTFYLVGDAGNADEEQAQQTLELLHQKLKKASKKSTLLFLGDNIYPKGFPANDDASEKALAETKLTNQLKLTKGFRGKTIVIPGNHDWYSGIKGLERQAEFVTKYLNDKKAFLPRKSCAIEDVKIDSTTTLVTIDSEWFLEDWDNHPTINDNCDIKTREDFFDELESVLNKNQEKTVILAIHHPLMSNGSHGGQYSLEKQLFPLEQKIPLPVIGSFINLLRKTSGASPQDIQNKQYTIYAKRIKTLLQKQKNVIVVSGHDHNLQYVNKENIKQIISGAGSKSEAARAINSNDFSYGGNGYVTLTLFKSGDAKVSFFGNENNHEKLLFEHEIIKAKEINWAADIPNNFPATMTTSIYSEKMTQKSLFHKFLFGNHYRKYYSLPIEAKTATLDTLMGGLKPIREGGGHQSKSLRVSDPKGREYVLRALKKSATQFLQSVAFKDQYIVNDFENTYAENFLLDFYTTSHPYTPFAVGNLADKLGLAHTNPIIYYIPKQNTLKEFNSNFGDELYMVEERPADNHLDGKNFGNPTDIISTADMMKNLHKDEKYTVDENEYIKARLFDMLIGDWDRHDDQWRWGEYKKDGKVTYKPIPRDRDQAFSKYDGTLLSLLMNIPALRHMRTFKDKIDNVKWLNREPYPLDVAFLRTADEKDWIAQAKYIQENLTDADIDNAFKSLPKEVQDETIKDIQQKLKSRKKELQKYASEYFDVLSHTVMIAGTDKKDKFVINHSAKKTLEIKVFRIKKEGDELVYTKTVTDAKTSNLWIYGLDDNDVFEVTGKQKSNIKIRLIGGQNNDTYNIENGKRVIVYDFKSKENTYNLDSKTKTQLTDDYDVNLYNYEKPKYNVVSGLPNIGYNPDDGVKLGFNLNYTVNNFKQNPYTQKHVLNGFYYFATGGLEFNYAAHFPGLLGKWIIDVESQYTTPNFAMNYFGYGNETVNNTEQFGMDYNRVRIQKFNVSAAIRHVGRYGSEFSIQPMFQQMRVEETKNRFIDIPNIINPEIFQSQTFGGAKIKYQFKNSDFAAKPTLGVTFMISATWLANLNETKQNFPTLESLLGFTHKIDSNGKLVLATLLKGKALLNNNYEFYQGAALGGDTDLRGYRNERFLGSSYFSQSTDLRFSIGKIQKTIAPFTYGILGGFDYGRIWLDGENSRKWHQDYGGGLWLNAINVLTARITYFKSPDETGRVIFGAAYSF; translated from the coding sequence ATGAAATTGTTTTTGGATAATCATTTTATTGCGAAAATTAAAACCTGTTCTTTAGCAATAACGACATTGCTGCTCACCTATTCCTGTGCGACGCATAAGGCGCAATACGGAAAAAGTGTCAGCGCTAATGAAACGGAAAACGCAACAGATAGCATAAAAATTGCCCACACTTTTTATTTAGTAGGAGATGCCGGAAATGCCGATGAGGAACAAGCCCAACAAACACTTGAACTGCTGCACCAAAAACTAAAAAAAGCGAGTAAAAAATCGACTTTACTTTTTTTAGGGGATAACATTTATCCGAAAGGTTTTCCTGCTAATGACGATGCCTCAGAAAAGGCTCTGGCCGAAACAAAACTTACCAATCAATTAAAGCTAACCAAAGGATTTAGAGGAAAAACGATTGTCATTCCCGGAAATCACGATTGGTACAGCGGCATCAAAGGTCTGGAACGTCAGGCCGAATTTGTGACGAAATATTTGAATGATAAAAAAGCCTTCTTACCCCGAAAAAGCTGTGCCATAGAAGATGTAAAAATAGACAGCACCACCACTTTAGTAACCATAGACAGCGAATGGTTTCTGGAAGACTGGGACAATCATCCCACCATCAATGACAATTGTGACATCAAAACCAGAGAGGATTTCTTTGATGAACTGGAAAGTGTCCTGAATAAAAACCAGGAAAAAACAGTTATCCTTGCTATTCACCATCCTCTGATGAGCAATGGCTCGCATGGCGGACAGTATTCGTTAGAAAAACAATTGTTTCCTTTAGAGCAAAAAATCCCGCTTCCGGTAATAGGTTCCTTTATCAATTTACTCCGAAAAACTTCCGGCGCAAGTCCACAGGACATTCAAAACAAACAATATACGATTTATGCCAAGCGCATCAAAACACTTTTGCAAAAGCAGAAAAATGTAATTGTAGTTTCCGGACACGATCATAATCTGCAATACGTGAACAAAGAAAACATCAAGCAAATTATTAGTGGTGCAGGATCAAAATCTGAAGCTGCAAGGGCAATCAATTCAAACGATTTCTCTTATGGCGGAAATGGTTATGTTACCTTAACTTTGTTTAAAAGTGGGGACGCTAAAGTTTCTTTCTTTGGAAATGAAAACAACCACGAAAAATTACTTTTTGAACATGAAATCATAAAAGCAAAAGAAATCAACTGGGCTGCTGATATCCCGAATAATTTCCCTGCTACCATGACCACTTCGATCTATTCTGAAAAAATGACCCAAAAAAGTCTATTCCATAAATTCCTTTTCGGAAATCATTACAGAAAATATTACAGCTTACCGATCGAGGCTAAAACTGCCACTTTAGACACTTTAATGGGAGGGCTAAAACCTATTCGTGAAGGTGGCGGACACCAGTCCAAATCTTTAAGAGTATCTGATCCTAAAGGCCGTGAATACGTGTTACGTGCTTTGAAAAAAAGTGCTACCCAGTTTTTACAATCCGTAGCCTTTAAAGATCAGTACATTGTTAATGATTTTGAAAACACCTATGCCGAAAACTTTTTATTAGACTTCTACACCACTTCACATCCTTATACTCCTTTTGCTGTTGGCAATCTGGCCGACAAACTAGGATTGGCGCATACCAATCCGATCATCTATTACATTCCGAAACAAAATACCTTAAAAGAATTCAATTCGAATTTTGGAGATGAGTTGTATATGGTTGAAGAAAGACCTGCGGACAATCATCTGGACGGTAAAAACTTTGGAAATCCAACAGATATCATAAGCACAGCTGATATGATGAAAAACCTTCATAAAGATGAAAAATATACGGTTGATGAAAACGAATACATAAAAGCACGTTTGTTTGACATGCTGATTGGCGATTGGGACCGACATGACGATCAATGGCGTTGGGGCGAGTATAAAAAAGACGGAAAGGTTACTTACAAACCAATTCCACGCGATCGCGATCAGGCTTTCTCAAAATATGATGGTACTTTACTTTCACTGTTGATGAACATTCCTGCGCTGCGTCACATGCGTACTTTCAAAGACAAAATCGACAACGTAAAATGGCTCAACAGAGAACCTTACCCACTCGATGTGGCATTTTTGAGAACTGCCGACGAAAAAGACTGGATCGCTCAGGCAAAATACATTCAGGAAAACTTAACCGATGCCGACATTGACAATGCGTTTAAAAGCCTGCCAAAAGAAGTTCAGGACGAGACTATTAAAGACATACAGCAGAAGTTAAAAAGCCGAAAGAAAGAACTTCAAAAATATGCTTCCGAATACTTTGATGTTTTAAGTCATACGGTGATGATTGCCGGAACGGATAAAAAGGACAAATTTGTCATCAATCATAGCGCTAAAAAAACACTGGAAATTAAGGTTTTCAGAATAAAAAAGGAAGGCGACGAATTAGTGTACACCAAAACCGTTACAGATGCCAAAACTTCCAATTTATGGATTTACGGTTTGGACGACAATGATGTTTTTGAGGTAACCGGCAAGCAAAAATCAAACATAAAAATTCGTTTGATTGGCGGACAAAACAATGATACGTACAACATTGAAAACGGAAAGAGAGTTATTGTATATGACTTTAAATCAAAAGAAAACACCTATAATCTGGATTCAAAAACGAAAACGCAGCTTACAGATGATTACGATGTTAACTTGTACAATTATGAAAAACCGAAATACAATGTGGTTTCAGGACTTCCAAATATAGGCTACAATCCCGACGATGGCGTAAAACTTGGCTTTAACTTAAACTACACTGTCAACAATTTCAAACAAAATCCATACACCCAAAAGCACGTTTTAAATGGTTTTTATTATTTCGCAACAGGCGGTTTAGAATTTAATTATGCTGCACATTTTCCGGGCTTGTTAGGCAAATGGATTATTGACGTTGAATCGCAATACACGACCCCAAACTTTGCCATGAATTATTTTGGATACGGAAATGAAACTGTCAATAATACAGAGCAGTTTGGAATGGATTATAACCGCGTTCGCATCCAGAAATTTAATGTTTCGGCAGCGATCCGACATGTCGGACGATATGGAAGCGAGTTTAGCATTCAGCCCATGTTCCAGCAAATGAGAGTAGAAGAAACTAAAAACCGATTTATTGACATTCCAAACATCATTAATCCGGAGATTTTTCAAAGTCAGACCTTTGGTGGTGCAAAAATCAAGTACCAATTCAAAAATTCTGATTTTGCCGCGAAACCTACTTTGGGAGTTACTTTCATGATCTCGGCAACCTGGTTAGCAAATCTAAATGAAACCAAGCAAAACTTCCCGACTCTTGAAAGCCTTTTAGGATTTACACATAAAATTGATTCTAACGGAAAGCTGGTTTTGGCTACGCTTTTAAAAGGAAAAGCGCTGCTGAACAATAATTACGAATTTTATCAGGGTGCTGCTTTAGGCGGTGATACTGACTTACGTGGTTACAGAAACGAACGCTTTTTAGGAAGCTCTTATTTTTCTCAAAGTACCGATTTACGATTCAGTATTGGAAAAATTCAAAAAACAATTGCTCCATTCACCTACGGAATTCTGGGTGGTTTTGACTACGGAAGAATCTGGCTGGACGGTGAAAATTCGAGAAAATGGCATCAGGATTACGGTGGCGGACTTTGGCTGAATGCAATCAAT
- a CDS encoding Pycsar system effector family protein: MNLIEQSEDFVSNLLKDKLSNLYSYHNFNHTLTVVNAVKELCKKEDVTAEEKEILLVAAWFHDTGYINGYENHEQESVKIVTAFLKEKELSDEFIAQVSGLILATVKEYIPKTHLEKIIKDADFAHLMGTEYATTCELLRIELKNTWNLNFSNAEWAKENLNFLMNKHRFYTDYALKKWQPLKEKNLLLVQKKIEKQEKKEADRIEEENRKKDKVEKPDRGVDTLFRVTLGNHTRLSGIADSKANILLSVNAIIISIALSTIIPKLDSPKNAHLVVPTFIMLISSVVTIIFAILSTRPKVTTGVFTREDIEAKKINLLFFGNFYKMPLEEYDWAMNEMMKDRDYLYSTMIKDLYYLGLVLQRKYNLLRIAYNLFMVGIIVTVIAFIIAFKSI, from the coding sequence ATGAATTTAATAGAACAATCCGAAGATTTTGTTAGTAATTTACTCAAAGATAAACTTTCTAATTTATATTCTTATCATAATTTTAACCATACTTTAACGGTCGTAAATGCTGTAAAAGAGCTTTGCAAAAAAGAAGATGTTACAGCAGAGGAGAAAGAAATACTTTTAGTAGCGGCCTGGTTTCATGATACCGGATATATTAACGGTTATGAGAATCACGAGCAGGAGAGTGTGAAAATTGTTACAGCCTTTTTGAAAGAAAAAGAACTGTCGGATGAATTTATAGCGCAGGTTTCGGGCCTGATTCTGGCAACGGTAAAAGAATACATTCCGAAAACACATTTGGAGAAAATAATTAAAGATGCAGATTTCGCCCATCTGATGGGGACTGAATATGCAACTACCTGCGAATTATTGCGTATTGAATTAAAGAATACCTGGAATTTGAATTTTTCGAATGCCGAATGGGCAAAGGAAAATCTGAATTTTTTAATGAACAAACATCGCTTTTATACCGATTATGCGCTTAAAAAATGGCAGCCTTTAAAGGAGAAAAACCTGCTTTTGGTTCAGAAGAAAATTGAAAAACAGGAAAAGAAAGAAGCGGATCGAATCGAAGAAGAAAACAGAAAAAAAGATAAAGTGGAAAAGCCGGATCGTGGTGTCGATACACTGTTTCGTGTTACATTAGGAAATCATACCCGATTGAGCGGGATTGCCGATAGTAAAGCCAATATTTTATTGTCAGTTAACGCGATTATCATTTCGATTGCATTGTCTACGATTATCCCGAAACTGGACAGCCCGAAAAATGCACATTTGGTGGTGCCTACTTTTATTATGTTAATTTCGAGTGTGGTGACTATTATTTTTGCAATCCTTTCAACGAGACCAAAAGTAACTACCGGTGTGTTTACCCGGGAGGATATCGAAGCCAAAAAGATTAATTTGTTATTCTTTGGGAATTTCTACAAAATGCCATTGGAAGAATACGACTGGGCGATGAACGAAATGATGAAAGATCGGGACTATTTGTATTCCACGATGATCAAAGATTTGTACTATCTGGGATTGGTTTTGCAGCGCAAGTACAATTTACTGCGCATTGCCTACAATCTTTTTATGGTGGGGATTATTGTTACCGTGATCGCTTTTATAATTGCTTTCAAATCAATATAA